From a single Fusarium fujikuroi IMI 58289 draft genome, chromosome FFUJ_chr03 genomic region:
- a CDS encoding related to ADP-ribosylation factor (ARF) GTPase activating protein (GAP) with effector functions translates to MRDTRQSKVVTYFPTYLLIKCEWATPVGSAPDDGLPCPALSPALPLFVPALFCLLAAAARCHGVTVSPVIVRPPQCAFVRSSLQPVFKDPDSSSYWSPADTVIVPRILTIAALQTYLTMGIVSSKPEEGPALYLRDQNRFVTNPRKRTSVNVVPNAFPATRVSAQRPLGDTSPVEFVQDPDVSNPTSPPNFLVKLSNDDELIFSFTFVMRQAQLAQPATSSEPASGPIDTSISGLTYVYASNLKEVENLVTREFHADPNLHRNANVALVGDYTTGGSPSVSFEWTWKWKPPKPTEDKGGGWRNSCSFVEYDPRAHRLHTLASFSYFVAGTNPRDALYPSSAHAFAGTPASLSHPNSPSPPFLLASPPKIRVASSQSVDSRITAPDIIDEPVSPLIPTAEMPLTPGFPQAKETVKVDIACPKPNEESMVSDDGPVFRATLKALEQKTGNMRTQMKKVLKKAEHAHSCQSEANDAFTAFVDALREAAATNANAVQPALTHYFDKIAREILAYERQNTYHLQKIIIEPVTKLYQVDIKQAESKKRDFEEESKDYYAYVSRYLGQRQDSVKAKKLAEADSKYQNKRRNFELKRFDYSSFMQDLHGGRKEQEVLSHLTRFADAQTRGFMDTAKKIEFLLPQLEALSNEVQEADKEYQYQRREREEKRRLLEVSNTPYKEPEQNSTTSNMPSGSATNGNAGNTSDSDLGRADSTGSQLNAGSVNVPSGVELSRSPGSLGQTGVGSPAAASKFKGIRDLEERDNMPSAVTHRKEGLLWALNRPGGHVDPRNLNKQGWHKFWIVLDQGKLSEYSNWKQKLDLHIDPIDLRMASVREARNAERRFCFEVITPSFKRVYQATSEEDMNSWITAINNALQSAMEGRSYQGKPTSSNGDSSLRRDIGSVLTGKTQSLSHGSHHSAANTGIPSRRITVGARPSAVRTSSSGYDENPDRVLQMVRDNDQGNLWCADCGSGSKVEWVSINLGIILCIECSGIHRSLGTHISKVRSLTLDIKSFTIDIVELLLLIGNRVSNMIWEAKLDQSLKPTAQASREQRLRFITSKYVDRLFVEPISPTLSRYGTADETLLAAIKKNEIQQVLYALALKANPNTVDKMRGTHAVWLALAAADPAAPSPGTPHTATDAEAKAVPFPVAELLVQNGAEIPATMPAFPLGRFAQIYVEQKRGRTVIEGSMDAVPSLPSNMSPAERLQREKEARLQKRVSTGGRLARSPIPER, encoded by the exons ATGCGGGATACGCGACAGTCAAAAGTAGTTACATACttccctacctacctacttatCAA GTGCGAGTGGGCCACTCCGGTTGGCTCAGCGCCAGATGACGGCCTCCCCTGTCCCGCCCTGAGCCCCGCGCTACCACTTTTCGTACCGGCGCTATTCTGCCTGTTGGCTGCAGCAGCTCGCTGTCACGGTGTCACAGTGTCGCCTGTCATTGTGCGCCCTCCCCAGTGTGCGTTCGTTCGCTCGTCGCTCCAGCCCGTCTTTAAAGATCCCGACAGCTCCAGTTACTGGTCCCCAGCCGACACTGTAATCGTTCCCCGTATCTTGACTATCGCTGCCCTTCAGACCTACTTGACGATGGGCATCGTCAGCAGCAAGCCCGAGGAGGGGCCTGCTCTCTACTTGAGAGACCAGAATAGAT TCGTCACAAACCCACGGAAGCGCACTTCTGTGAACGTCGTTCCCAATGCCTTTCCTGCGACTAGAGTTTCCGCTCAGAGACCTCTCGGGGACACATCCCCAGTAGAGTTCGTCCAG GATCCTGATGTTTCAAATCCAACATCACCACCGAACTTCTTAGTCAAGCTCAGCAACGATGACGAGCTCATATTTTCCTTCACATTCGTTATGCGCCAGGCGCAGCTTGCGCAACCAGCTACTTCTTCTGAACCAGCATCCGGTCCGATCGATACCAGTATATCGGGCCTTACCTACGTCTACGCCTCGAATTTGAAAGAAGTCGAAAACTTGGTGACCAGAGAGTTTCATGCCGACCCAAATCTACATAGAAATGCCAACGTAGCATTAGTCGGCGATTATACTACAGGAGGAAGCCCATCAGTATCGTTCGAATGGACATGGAAATGGAAGCCCCCGAAGCCTACTGAGGATAAGGGTGGCGGCTGGAGGAACTCGTGCAGC TTTGTCGAGTATGACCCTCGAGCTCACCGACTGCACACGCTAGCTAGTTTCTCCTACTTCGTTGCAGGTACTAACCCTCGAGATGCTCTTTATCCCTCATCTGCTCATGCTTTTGCAGGCACACCCGCGTCTCTGAGCCATCCAAATTCACCATCGCCCCCCTTTCTCCTGGCATCTCCGCCCAAGATTCGCGTTGCCTCGTCCCAATCAGTCGACTCTCGTATCACCGCTCCTGATATCATAGATGAGCCTGTCTCACCTCTTATTCCTACGGCTGAAATGCCCCTTACACCAGGCTTCCCACAGGCCAAAGAGACTGTCAAAGTTGACATAGCTTGTCCCAAGCCGAACGAGGAATCCATGGTCAGCGATGACGGTCCCGTTTTTCGGGCTACCCTCAAAGCCCTTGAGCAAAAGACAGGCAACATGAGGACTCAGATGAAGAAAGTTCTGAAGAAAGCAGAACATGCGCATTCTTGTCAGAGTGAAGCCAACGATGCTTTCACCGCATTCGTGGATGCTTTGCGAGAAGCTGCAGCAACCAATGCAAACGCCGTCCAGCCTGCTTTGACACATTACTTTGATAAGATTGCTAGGGAAATCTTAGCTTATGAGCGACAAAACACTTATCACCTACAGAAGATCATTATTGAACCGGTAACCAAATTATACCAAGTGGACATCAAACAAGCGGAGTCCAAGAAGCGAGACTTCGAGGAGGAAAGCAAAGATTATTATGCATATGTATCCCGTTATTTGGGACAGCGTCAGGATTCGGTCAAGGCGAAGAAGCTTGCAGAGGCCGATTCTAAATACCAAAACAAGCGACGAAACTTTGAGCTTAAACGATTTGACTACTCTAGTTTCATGCAGGACCTCCACGGCGGGCGCAAGGAACAGGAGGTTTTGTCTCACCTGACGAGGTTCGCTGATGCTCAGACACGAGGTTTTATGGATACTGCGAAGAAGATTGAGTTTCTTCTACCCCAATTGGAAGCCTTGTCCAACGAAGTTCAAGAGGCAGACAAGGAATATCAATATCAACGAAGAGAGCGTGAGGAAAAGAGGCGCCTTCTTGAAGTGAGCAACACACCATACAAAGAACCCGAACAAAATAGCACTACAAGCAATATGCCCAGCGGCTCCGCCACCAACGGCAATGCAGGCAATACCTCGGATTCAGATTTAGGCCGTGCTGACAGCACTGGGTCTCAGCTCAATGCCGGATCGGTGAATGTTCCATCAGGTGTGGAGTTATCCAGATCTCCAGGCAGTCTTGGTCAGACAGGTGTTGGAAGTCCTGCAGCTGCTTCCAAGTTCAAAGGTATTCGGGATCTTGAGGAGCGAGATAACATGCCATCTGCCGTCACTCATCGGAAGGAAGGCCTTCTGTGGGCCCTCAATAGACCGGGAGGACATGTTGACCCTCGCAACTTGAACAAACAGGGTTGGCACAA ATTCTGGATCGTTCTGGACCAAGGAAAACTGTCAGAGTACAGTAACTGGAAGCAGAAACTTGATCTCCACATTGACCCTATCGATCTTCGTATGGCATCTGTTCGAGAAGCCCGTAATGCGGAGCGTCGATTCTGCTTCGAAGTCATTACCCCTAGTTTCAAGCGAGTGTACCAGGCGACCTCTGAAGAGGACATGAATAGTTGGATCACAGCTATAAACAATGCTTTACAGAGCGCAATGGAAGGACGCAGCTATCAAGGGAAGCCAACCTCATCAAACGGCGATTCCTCTCTAAGAAGAGATATTGGCTCTGTGCTCACAGGAAAGACGCAATCGCTGAGCCACGGGAGTCATCATAGCGCCGCAAATACTGGGATACCGAGCCGAAGGATAACCGTGGGTGCGCGACCGAGCGCAGTCAGAACCTCCAGCTCTGGGTATGACGAGAACCCTGACAGGGTGCTCCAGATGGTCCGAGACAATGATCAAGGCAACTTGTGGTGCGCCGATTGTGGTTCCGGATCCAAGGTTGAGTGGGTATCGATCAATCTGGGCATCATTCTTTGCATCGAGTGCAGTGGCATTCACCGATCACTCGGAACCCATATAAGCAAGGTGCGGTCTTTGACGCTGGACATCAAGTCCTTCACCATTGATATTGTCGAACTTCTACTGCTAATCGGGAACCGGGTATCCAACATGATTTGGGAGGCCAAGCTTGACCAGTCGCTGAAACCAACGGCACAGGCAAGCCGAGAACAGCGACTACGGTTCATCACATCAAAGTATGTAGATCGTTTGTTCGTCGAACCCATTTCGCCCACGCTGTCACGATACGGGACAGCAGATGAGACACTCTTGGCAGCCATTAAGAAGAATGAGATACAGCAAGTACTCTATGCGTTGGCACTAAAGGCAAACCCCAACACAGTTGACAAAATGAGGGGCACACATGCTGTGTGGCTCGCGCTGGCCGCTGCAGATCCAGCAGCTCCCTCACCAGGAACTCCCCACACGGCAACCGATGCGGAAGCCAAAGCTGTACCGTTCCCTGTGGCCGAGCTATTGGTTCAGAATGGAGCCGAGATTCCTGCAACTATGCCGGCGTTTCCCCTGGGCCGCTTCGCCCAAATCTACGTTGAGCAGAAGCGTGGCCGTACAGTCATCGAAGGATCGATGGATGCAGTGCCCTCATTACCTAGTAACATGAGCCCAGCCGAGAGGCTTCAGcgagagaaagaagccaGGCTACAGAAGCGAGTCAGCACAGGGGGCAGGCTAGCCAGATCTCCCATCCCTGAGAGATAG